The window GAGGAACAGCTCGACGGGGTCGTATCCTGGCTTGCGATGAATGTCGACCGTGCGCGCAAAGTCGGGTGCAAGCCGATCGTCGAGCCAATAGTAATAGGTGAACCACGCATTGGGCTGGGCGATCGCCACCAGTTCGCCCGACCGCGCGTGATCGAGCCCGTGCGCGCGCTTTTCCTCTTCGCCCCAGACTGCGGCGACGCCATCAAGGGCTTCGATGAGCGCGCGAACCTGCGGCACATCGCGCTTGTCCTCCACGTACACGTGCGCGACCTGATGGTCGGCAACCGCGAAGGCGCGCGACTGGGGCGGATCGAGGAGCTCGCCCCCCTCTTCGACGCGGACGGCGAGCAGCCCCGTCTCGCGCAGGGCGCGGTTGATGTGCACCGCTTTGTCGACGGGGACGATGCCGTATTCGGAGAGTATGAGCACACGCCGGCCCGACGCCTCGGCCGCGGCGATCAGGTCGCCGACGACGGCGTCGACCTCGCGCAGATCGTCGGCGATGTCGTCGTCTGCCGGTCCAAGCTTCTGCAGGCAATAGTCGAGGTGCGGGAGATAGACGAGGGTTAGCGTCGGATTGCGCGTCGCCATGACGTGCAGCGCCGCGTCCGCAATCCAACGCGTCGACGAGATCGACGTTGCCGGTCCCCAGAAGGAGAACAGCGGGAAGGCGCCGAGCTTGGCGGTCAGCTCGTCGCGCAGCTCGGAGGGCTGCGCGTAGCAATCCGGCAATTTGC of the Hyphomicrobium album genome contains:
- a CDS encoding nucleotide pyrophosphatase/phosphodiesterase family protein translates to MHPLLVLNVVGLTPELIGANTPNIARLAQRGGTRPLRTVTPAVTCSVQATFLTGLPPSGHGAVANGWLFRDLCEIWLWRQSNRLLDGERVWDAAKKRDPGFTCANMFWWYNMASSADYAVTPRPIYKADGRKLPDCYAQPSELRDELTAKLGAFPLFSFWGPATSISSTRWIADAALHVMATRNPTLTLVYLPHLDYCLQKLGPADDDIADDLREVDAVVGDLIAAAEASGRRVLILSEYGIVPVDKAVHINRALRETGLLAVRVEEGGELLDPPQSRAFAVADHQVAHVYVEDKRDVPQVRALIEALDGVAAVWGEEEKRAHGLDHARSGELVAIAQPNAWFTYYYWLDDRLAPDFARTVDIHRKPGYDPVELFLDPAIRFPRLAVAWRLLKRKLGLRTLMDVIPLDAALVRGSHGRADTPEARGPVVISSVADALPDGACQATDVKQLMLEHIFGKQVRGQTGPTMRAVR